In bacterium, a single window of DNA contains:
- a CDS encoding group II truncated hemoglobin produces MADRNYGEGDATHQALGGVDAIRRLVEVFYEEMDTLPEAARIRSMHPSDLEVSIDKLARFLSGWTGGPKLYSEKYGPIKIPIFHQHLPVGEEERDAWLRCMERALDRMAYPDDLKAYMLRELFVPAERIRQRVEARKLERAGPGTAGLTIETKSGENR; encoded by the coding sequence TTGGCCGACCGCAACTACGGTGAAGGAGACGCGACGCATCAGGCCCTCGGTGGGGTGGATGCGATCCGGCGTCTCGTCGAAGTGTTCTACGAAGAGATGGACACGCTGCCCGAGGCGGCGAGGATCCGCTCGATGCACCCGTCGGATCTCGAGGTGTCGATCGACAAGCTCGCCCGCTTCCTGTCCGGCTGGACCGGAGGGCCGAAGCTCTACTCCGAGAAGTACGGACCGATCAAGATCCCGATCTTCCACCAGCACCTGCCGGTCGGCGAGGAGGAGCGCGACGCCTGGCTCCGGTGCATGGAGCGCGCCCTCGATCGGATGGCGTATCCGGACGACCTGAAGGCCTACATGCTGCGCGAGCTCTTCGTGCCCGCGGAGCGGATCCGCCAGCGGGTCGAGGCCCGCAAGCTCGAGAGAGCCGGCCCCGGAACGGCGGGGCTCACGATCGAGACGAAGAGCGGAGAGAATCGATGA
- a CDS encoding heme-binding protein — protein sequence MPTSALRATLSTEATLALLDRAVARARELDIRVHIAVYDSTGEEVGFFSCEGAPRLAATTARHKAFTAVHTGMSTLEWKQYVDTIPADELKIIDKVEGYIAADGGYPIREGELVLGGIGVSGADQARDADVARAAIEALDAL from the coding sequence CACCAGTGCCCTCCGTGCCACGCTCTCGACCGAGGCGACCCTCGCCCTGCTGGATCGGGCCGTCGCGCGCGCCCGGGAGCTCGACATCCGCGTCCACATCGCGGTCTACGACTCGACCGGCGAGGAGGTCGGCTTCTTCAGCTGCGAAGGCGCGCCCCGCCTCGCTGCGACGACCGCCCGCCACAAGGCCTTCACCGCCGTCCACACGGGGATGTCCACCCTCGAATGGAAGCAGTACGTCGACACGATCCCGGCCGACGAGCTCAAGATCATCGACAAGGTGGAGGGCTACATCGCCGCGGATGGCGGCTACCCGATTCGCGAGGGCGAGCTGGTCCTGGGCGGCATCGGCGTCTCCGGTGCCGACCAGGCCCGTGACGCAGACGTGGCCCGCGCGGCGATCGAAGCGCTCGACGCGCTCTAG
- a CDS encoding glutathione S-transferase family protein — translation MKLHMFPFAPNPAKVRLYLAEKAELGCEVPLEEVTVNLLESEQKSEAFLAKNPRGTLPVLELEDGTCLCESLAIIEFFETTYPSPSMWGDDPVRAAYARQIERIADIGVLINTAREIHASNSPLGLPANPPVAEYFAGNRAKAVAHLESEMADGRPFLAGDRPTVGDCTLQAILQFARFREVDVLEDAPRLREWCDRYRERPAAKKTILL, via the coding sequence ATGAAGCTGCACATGTTTCCCTTCGCGCCCAACCCCGCGAAGGTGCGCCTCTACCTGGCCGAGAAGGCGGAGCTCGGCTGTGAGGTCCCGCTCGAAGAAGTGACGGTCAACCTGCTCGAGTCCGAGCAGAAGAGCGAGGCGTTCCTCGCGAAGAATCCGCGCGGGACGCTGCCGGTTCTCGAGCTGGAGGACGGGACCTGCCTCTGCGAATCGCTGGCGATCATCGAATTCTTCGAGACGACGTACCCGAGCCCCTCGATGTGGGGCGACGACCCGGTCCGCGCGGCCTATGCACGGCAGATCGAGCGGATCGCCGACATCGGCGTCCTGATCAACACCGCCCGGGAGATCCACGCGTCGAACTCGCCGCTCGGGCTCCCGGCGAACCCGCCCGTCGCCGAGTACTTCGCCGGGAACCGCGCAAAGGCCGTGGCCCATCTCGAGAGCGAGATGGCGGATGGGCGCCCCTTCCTCGCCGGGGACCGACCGACCGTCGGTGACTGCACCCTGCAGGCGATCCTGCAGTTCGCGCGGTTCCGCGAGGTCGACGTCCTCGAGGACGCCCCGCGGCTGCGCGAGTGGTGCGACCGCTACCGCGAGCGACCGGCCGCGAAGAAGACGATCCTGCTCTAG